Below is a window of Ciceribacter thiooxidans DNA.
CGTAGATTACGGCGACCGCGGCCGATTCCGTCGGCGTCATGATACCACCATAGATGCCGCCAAGGATCATGACCGGCATGAGCAGTGCCGGGAAGGCGTTGATGCCGCGCCTGGTGATCTCACCGGCGAACTCGGAAAAGGCAGGCTTCTCGTCGAGCACCAGGTTGAACTTGCGCGACATCCACAGGTTCACGATGCAGAAATTGACCATGATCAGCAGGCCCGGCCCCAGCGTTGCCAGAAAACAGGCGGCGATCGAGGTGTCCGTGACCCAGCCGAACAGGATCATGGTGGCCGACGGCGGAATGAGCAGGCCGAGGATTGATGAATTGGCAATCAGGGCGGTGGCGTATTCCCGCGGATAACCGCGCTTTTCCATTTCCGGAATGAGCAACGGGCCGATCGCCGACACACCCGTGAGGCCCGAGCCGGAGATCGCACCGATGACCGCACAGGTAACCGCTGCGACCACGCCAAGCCCGCCACGCACATGGCCGATAAAGGCGTTGACGAAGCGCAGCAGCGAGGCGGCGATGCCGCTTTCCGACATGATCGTGCCGGCCAGCACGAATAGAGGGATGGCGAGCAGGACGGGGTTGCCGAGCTGCTGGAAGCCCCAGATCATCATGCCCTTCATGGTCACGCCGCCGATGAAATACATCACCATCAGCGCGGCGCCGAAGCACCACGGTAGAGGTACACCGAGGGTCAGCGTCGCGACCAGGACGCCCATGGCTAGAAAAGCGATCTCGATCATCTTGCTTCTCCCGTTGCCAGAGAACGGACATGGCGGGAGAGGTGCGAAAATGTGTAGACGATCATCAGAGCAAGACCGGTGAACAACGCCACATCAGCATAGAAGGTGGGGATATAAAGCGTCGGGCTTTCGCGCCATACGCGCCACGCATAGCGGGTATAATCCCAAGCCCAGTAGAGCAGCCAAAAGCCGACGACCAGGCTGACGATTTCGCCTATAATGGCGAGGACCGTGTGCTGGAGCGGTGTTTTCAGAAAGATTTCCAGGACGTTTGCGCGGATATGCGTATTGTCCCGCGACGCGCTGACGGCTCCCAGGATATAGAGCCAGAGCGTCGGAAACATGACTGTTTCCTCAAGGCCCATGACCGGGGCCTGAACAACGTAGCGGGTTATTACCTGCACGAATTGTCCGATTGCCACACAGCAAATCAATGCCGTCAGCAAGCACTGCACGAAGCGTTCCAAAGCTGTTCCCCAAGACATTACGATCCTCTCGCAAGGACCGTGCGTTATGTGATTTTTTTGAAGTCTGAAGCGGCTGTGACATAAAGACAAATCGAAAATATTGCTATTTTCATAGAGTGACTTTATGAGCCATTCATGAACTTGTCCTTCCGCCAATTGCAGACCTTTGTGGAGGTGATGCGCACCGGATCGGTATCCGAAGCCGGCCGCACGCTTGGCCGGACGCAGCCCGCCATCAGCGCCATGATCGCCGGGCTGGAACGGGAAATCGGCTTTCCACTGTTCGAGCGCGAACGCAAGCGCCTGATCGCCAAACCGGAAGCCTATTACTTCCTGGAAGAAGCCGAATTTCTGCAGGAACGCCTGACCCGGTCGGCGAGGACGCTGCAGGACATCGGCAACCTGGACCGCGGCAAGCTCAAGATCGCGTGCAATCCGGCCGCTTCCAGCTTTTTCATGCCGAAGGTTCTCGCCGTCTTTTTGAAGGACAAGCCGCAAATCGAGGCCTCACTGATGATGCGGTCCTCGCCCGTCGTCACTGACTGGATCGCCTCGCAGCAATATGACGTGGGCTTCGGCGAAACGCCCGAGCCACGCCAGACGATCCGCGCGGAGACCTTTGACTTTCCCTGCCTTTGCGCGCTGCCGAAGGGCGATCCACTGGCAAAGAAGCGGACGATCACGCCGCAAGACCTCGACGGCAAGCCGCTGGCCATGCTGTTCGACGAACACATCATCAGCATGCAGACCCGGAAAGCGTTTGCGGCAAGTGGCGTAAGGCTCAACCGCCGCTTCGAACTCAGGACGTTCATGCCCGCCCTGCAGCTTGTCTCCGAAGGGCTGTGCTACACGATCTGCGAGCGCCTCTCGGCCACCAGCCACGAACGGAGTTTCGGAGCGCAGGGCGGCGTCGCCTTCCGGCCGTTCGAACCGCGACTTACCCTTTCTATGGCCGTGATGGTTCCCGCCAACCGGCCGCCCTCAATGCTGGCCGGGCAGTTCGTCACCACGCTGCGCGGCGAGATCGCTAAGCTGCTGGAGACGGGCAGCGGGGAAGGAGAGTGAGGGATTACACCCTCAAGCCCGGCAGGATTTCATTCCGGCACCCAACCACGCTGACCCCTCGGCGTTCGGTCATAACTCCCTGCCGAGTAGTACCCTTTCGACTGTCAGATCTGACCCCTCCGGCAGCTAAGCTCCGCGACGGTGTGGTGTTCGGTGACGGATGCAGGATCGTTCCCGGTTACAAGGTAGCCGGGAATACAGCCGAGCCCGGAGGCGTAGAAGAACTGTAACCTTCGTTCTTCATATTGTCTCGATCTGTAGTGCGAAGGTGTCATATGGGCCCTTCCCTCGTCACGATCTACCCTCTCCTCGTGTCGTTCATGCAAGGAGCAACGCCAGACCGGCTCGTTGCGTCGCATGCTTTTCGGGATTTACTGCAATGAACTTGCCAGGATTCACAAGTCTCCAATGGTCTGCCGGGAATGTGGCTACCAGCGGCAGCCCGATAGCGTCGAAATCCTGCACCCCATCATGAAAGCTCAGCAAGAACCTCTGCGTGTTCTTTTAGGCAAGGCGGCTACGGATGATCGAGAAGGTGACGATGGCAACCTGCCTTCGACATCTCGCCGGCCGACTTGGTGCGGCGCTCAATAAGCGATCTTGGCGACCCGGTGCGTGTAGCGCGACAGATAGGCAAGCACTGCTTCCGGCCCCGCAAAGGGCGGCTTGGCATAGACGATCCAGCGCTTCCTGCGGACTGGCGACAGGTATCTTACAAATGCCCGGCGATCAGCCAGAGGCGCAGCCGAACCGAAGAAGGCGAGCCGCCCGGCATCGTGGAATTGGAGCAGCCGTGTCAGGAACAAGCGTCGGAAGAGCTTGCCGAGCACACGAACCGGCAGGAGGAATGCCCGACGTGACGATATCCAGTGTGATCCATCGAGGGCTATACCTCCGCCTGGCACGATCATGTGAACATGGGGATGATGTGTCATGGCCGATCCCCATGTGTGCAGGACGGCAGTGATGCCGATGCGCGCGCCGAGATGCTTCGGATCGGCGGCGATTGTCAGCATCGTCTCGGATGCGGCCTTAAAGAGCAGATCGTAAACCAGCGCCTTGTTGTGGAAGGCAATGGCGGCGACCTCTGCTGGCAATGTGAAGACGACGTGGAAGTATCCGACAGGCAGGAGATCGGCCTCCCGTTCGGCAAGCCATGTGCGTGCAGCGGCGCCCTGGCACTTCGGGCAGTGCCGGTTGCGGCAGGAATTGTAGGCGATGCGCCACTCTCCACAATCCTCGCAGGCCTCGACATGTCCGCCCAGTGCTGCTGTGCGGCAGTGCTCGACCGCCGACATAACCTTGAGCTGGCTCAAGCTGAGATGTCCCGTATGGACTTTACGATAGTTCGGCCCGGCAGAACGGAGGATATCGGCGACCTCGATTGAGGTGCGCAACAGCTCAGCCGTCTGGCGACTTGCCTTCCATCAGCGCCATCAGCCGATCAAGAGGTCCCGCGACCGCGTGAATGGTTCGGGTGGAGACCTTCGCATAGAGAGCGGTCGTCTCCAGCTTGCTGTGTCCGAGCAGAACCTGAATGACACGGATGTCAGTGCCGTCCTCCAGAAGATGGGTGGCAAAGCTGTGCCGCAAGGTATGGGGGCTGACGCGCTTGTGGATGCCGGCGACATCTGCAGCTTCCTGAACCGCACGATGCAGTTGCCGCGACGAGATCGGATCGGTGCGGCTACGTCCCAGGAAAAGCCAGCCATGAGGCAGCATCACTCCGCGTCGCTTGCCTTCGCGCCACCACAGCCGCAGCAGTTCGAGGAGCTGCGGAGAAAGCATGGCATTGCGATCCTTGCGTCCCTTGCCTTGTTCAACCCGGATCAGCATGCGTTTGGAGTCGATGTCATCGACCTTGAGATGGGCGACCTCGGAGACGCGCAAGCCCGCACCATAGGCCACGCCGAGCGCCGCCTTATATTTGATGCCAGGTGCTGCCTCGAGCAAGCGGGCGGCTTCCTCAATACTCAGCACATCCGGTAGCTTGCGTGGATTGCGCGTGATCACCAGCGCTCGCGCCAGATCCCGCCGCCTCAGTGTCACCGTGAACAGAAAACGGAGTGCCGAAACCGTACTGTTGATCGTCGCAGCGCCGACACCGTTCTCATGCTGATGCAACTGGAAACGTCGTATGTCCTCGACCGTCGCGATGTCGGGGGCACGCCCAATAAACGTAGCGAAGCGTCGGACGTGACGGATGTAGTCCTGCCGCGTGTGGGATCCCAAACCTCGCATCAGCATGTCTTCCTGCATGCGCTGGCGAAGCGCGGTGGTCGGGGCATCGTGTTGAAAACTGGCCATTGAACGTTCCTCTCGTTGAAGGGAACGTCATGGTCAGGCAACACCAACAGCCTGCCTAGAACCTCAGATAATCACACCAACCTCGCCGCGCACTCCTTCCCGCGAAGCGGGTTCGTGCTTGGGGCCGTTGGGGGACCATCGGCTTCGAAGGAGCGAACCCATGAAAGCAGACATGGGTTTGCGTTGAAACAGACCAAAATGCGCCGCTCAGAACGGGATTTCGTCGTCCAGTTCATCTGGACCGGCCTGCTGCTCAACAGCGATCTGGGCCGCCAGAGGCGCGGGCAGTGGCGGAACTGGATGATCTGCCCTAAACGTGGCCAGGAACGCATTCCGGTCGTTAAGGCGGACCAGCACAGGATTTTCGCACGATGACGCCTTGCCGAAAATGACGGCGTGACGAGCTTCAAGGCTTGGTAGTACGCCGGCATAATCGCTACCGATGTAGTTGGACAGGAAGTCTTTGCCCGTATCATCGAAAGTACGCATCGCGAATATCGTGTTGCACTGGTTGAGGATGGTTTTGGTCACGTTAGCCGTGCGCTGCGTGATCAAAAGACACCCCAGACCGTACTTTCGACCCTGAAGAATCGCGCGGGCGCTGCGCGTCGTGCACCTCGGGCGGACACCGGCCCTGCACGAGAAATTGAAGGACGGCATGAATATCGAGTTCGTTGCCGAGCGCGAGCGTTTGGATCATGACTTGCCGGAG
It encodes the following:
- a CDS encoding TRAP transporter large permease; protein product: MIEIAFLAMGVLVATLTLGVPLPWCFGAALMVMYFIGGVTMKGMMIWGFQQLGNPVLLAIPLFVLAGTIMSESGIAASLLRFVNAFIGHVRGGLGVVAAVTCAVIGAISGSGLTGVSAIGPLLIPEMEKRGYPREYATALIANSSILGLLIPPSATMILFGWVTDTSIAACFLATLGPGLLIMVNFCIVNLWMSRKFNLVLDEKPAFSEFAGEITRRGINAFPALLMPVMILGGIYGGIMTPTESAAVAVIYAIPVGFLIYKGLRFSNFFSAGKEAATAVGAIMLMILFSMILGRMFIYEGIPQQLVSVIFGITENKILLLILINVLLFLVGMVVNDATSILLVAPLLMPLMQAMDVSPVQFAAIMGVNTAMGGVTPPYASILYLGARIGKVKVTKVIPPAMALIVLGYVPVVFLTSFWPDLSLYLPRLFGY
- a CDS encoding TRAP transporter small permease, translated to MERFVQCLLTALICCVAIGQFVQVITRYVVQAPVMGLEETVMFPTLWLYILGAVSASRDNTHIRANVLEIFLKTPLQHTVLAIIGEIVSLVVGFWLLYWAWDYTRYAWRVWRESPTLYIPTFYADVALFTGLALMIVYTFSHLSRHVRSLATGEAR
- a CDS encoding LysR substrate-binding domain-containing protein codes for the protein MNLSFRQLQTFVEVMRTGSVSEAGRTLGRTQPAISAMIAGLEREIGFPLFERERKRLIAKPEAYYFLEEAEFLQERLTRSARTLQDIGNLDRGKLKIACNPAASSFFMPKVLAVFLKDKPQIEASLMMRSSPVVTDWIASQQYDVGFGETPEPRQTIRAETFDFPCLCALPKGDPLAKKRTITPQDLDGKPLAMLFDEHIISMQTRKAFAASGVRLNRRFELRTFMPALQLVSEGLCYTICERLSATSHERSFGAQGGVAFRPFEPRLTLSMAVMVPANRPPSMLAGQFVTTLRGEIAKLLETGSGEGE
- a CDS encoding tyrosine-type recombinase/integrase, giving the protein MASFQHDAPTTALRQRMQEDMLMRGLGSHTRQDYIRHVRRFATFIGRAPDIATVEDIRRFQLHQHENGVGAATINSTVSALRFLFTVTLRRRDLARALVITRNPRKLPDVLSIEEAARLLEAAPGIKYKAALGVAYGAGLRVSEVAHLKVDDIDSKRMLIRVEQGKGRKDRNAMLSPQLLELLRLWWREGKRRGVMLPHGWLFLGRSRTDPISSRQLHRAVQEAADVAGIHKRVSPHTLRHSFATHLLEDGTDIRVIQVLLGHSKLETTALYAKVSTRTIHAVAGPLDRLMALMEGKSPDG
- a CDS encoding ATP-binding protein, whose amino-acid sequence is MITQRTANVTKTILNQCNTIFAMRTFDDTGKDFLSNYIGSDYAGVLPSLEARHAVIFGKASSCENPVLVRLNDRNAFLATFRADHPVPPLPAPLAAQIAVEQQAGPDELDDEIPF